Proteins encoded by one window of Vidua chalybeata isolate OUT-0048 chromosome 15, bVidCha1 merged haplotype, whole genome shotgun sequence:
- the LOC128795902 gene encoding serine protease inhibitor Kazal-type 5-like isoform X2: protein MKIEGASVVLALAFFCFFSDVASQASIKNDCRKIWSLLRSGKFSCPTTKEPFSSPNKKGDLNKCMMCQRLLERDSKNQGSGREVDRNVNSLGKDECREFRDLFERGKLSCTRENDPVRDASGKQHSNKCIMCAEKFKRENERKLSKNRQGKDKDDCSEFRSQFEAGGRLSCTRENAPVRDASGRQHTNKCLMCAEKFKKEAQRGGGTLQRNKLPSSERTKQKNCGGSRQGVNERRPFSSGRGPQVQRGRNCNRPPGRKSQSRDTQEDPME, encoded by the exons ATGAAAATAGAAGGTGCCTCGGTGGTCCTTGCTCTggcatttttctgcttcttctcag ATGTTGCGAGTCAAGCTTCGATTAAG AACGACTGCAGGAAAATTTGGTCACTCCTGCGCAGCGGGAAGTTTTCCTGTCCCACCACCAAGGAGCCCTTCAGCAGCCCAAATAAAAAAGGAGACCTCAACAAGTGCATGATGTGCCAAAGGCTGCT GGAAAGAGACTCAAAAAACCAAGGGAGTGGCAGAGAGGTGGACAGGAATGTGAACTCCTTGGGAAAG GATGAGTGTCGGGAGTTTCGGGATCTGTTCGAGAGAGGGAAACTTTCCTGCACCAGGGAGAACGACCCTGTCCGGGATGCctctgggaagcagcacagcaatAAGTGCATCATGTGTGCAGAGAAGTT cAAAAGGGAGAATGAGCGGAAGTTATCTAAAAACAGACAAGGAAAAGATAAG GATGACTGCAGCGAGTTTCGCTCCCAGTTTGAAGCTGGCGGCCGCCTGTCCTGCACGAGGGAGAACGCCCCTGTCCGGGATGCCTCTGGCAGGCAGCACACCAACAAATGTCTCATGTGTGCTGAGAAGTT cAAAAAGGAAGCTCAAAGAGGGGGTGGAACTCTCCAGCGCAACAAATTGCCTTCTTCAGAGAGGACAAAGCAG AAGAACTGTGGTGGTTCACGGCAGGGTGTGAACGAGAGGCGTCCCTTCTCCTCGGGCAGAGG CCCACAAGTCCAGCGTGGCAGGAACTGCAACCGGCCACCCGGCCGCAAGTCACAGAGCAGAGACACCCAAGAGGACCCCATG GAGTAA
- the LOC128795902 gene encoding serine protease inhibitor Kazal-type 5-like isoform X1 — protein sequence MKIEGASVVLALAFFCFFSDVASQASIKNDCRKIWSLLRSGKFSCPTTKEPFSSPNKKGDLNKCMMCQRLLERDSKNQGSGREVDRNVNSLGKDECREFRDLFERGKLSCTRENDPVRDASGKQHSNKCIMCAEKFKRENERKLSKNRQGKDKDDCSEFRSQFEAGGRLSCTRENAPVRDASGRQHTNKCLMCAEKFKKEAQRGGGTLQRNKLPSSERTKQKNCGGSRQGVNERRPFSSGRGPQVQRGRNCNRPPGRKSQSRDTQEDPMLDCDRILHGVKGGRIFCSESSQPVCGTDGKTYKNECDLCSAAMRASNFITVNYRGECREPAPAVE from the exons ATGAAAATAGAAGGTGCCTCGGTGGTCCTTGCTCTggcatttttctgcttcttctcag ATGTTGCGAGTCAAGCTTCGATTAAG AACGACTGCAGGAAAATTTGGTCACTCCTGCGCAGCGGGAAGTTTTCCTGTCCCACCACCAAGGAGCCCTTCAGCAGCCCAAATAAAAAAGGAGACCTCAACAAGTGCATGATGTGCCAAAGGCTGCT GGAAAGAGACTCAAAAAACCAAGGGAGTGGCAGAGAGGTGGACAGGAATGTGAACTCCTTGGGAAAG GATGAGTGTCGGGAGTTTCGGGATCTGTTCGAGAGAGGGAAACTTTCCTGCACCAGGGAGAACGACCCTGTCCGGGATGCctctgggaagcagcacagcaatAAGTGCATCATGTGTGCAGAGAAGTT cAAAAGGGAGAATGAGCGGAAGTTATCTAAAAACAGACAAGGAAAAGATAAG GATGACTGCAGCGAGTTTCGCTCCCAGTTTGAAGCTGGCGGCCGCCTGTCCTGCACGAGGGAGAACGCCCCTGTCCGGGATGCCTCTGGCAGGCAGCACACCAACAAATGTCTCATGTGTGCTGAGAAGTT cAAAAAGGAAGCTCAAAGAGGGGGTGGAACTCTCCAGCGCAACAAATTGCCTTCTTCAGAGAGGACAAAGCAG AAGAACTGTGGTGGTTCACGGCAGGGTGTGAACGAGAGGCGTCCCTTCTCCTCGGGCAGAGG CCCACAAGTCCAGCGTGGCAGGAACTGCAACCGGCCACCCGGCCGCAAGTCACAGAGCAGAGACACCCAAGAGGACCCCATG ctgGACTGTGATCGAATTCTGCATGGGGTAAAGGGTGGAAGGATTTTCTGCAGCGAATCCTCACAACCAGTCTGTGGCACTGATGggaaaacatacaaaaatgAATGTGACTTGTGTTCAGCTGCCAT GAGAGCTTCAAACTTCATCACGGTAAACTATCGAGGCGAGTGCCGAGAGCCTGCCCCTGCGGTG GAGTAA